In one window of Rhodoglobus vestalii DNA:
- a CDS encoding aminotransferase class V-fold PLP-dependent enzyme, with amino-acid sequence MTSTALANAIESFTHTRGYLAAATMGLPPRAAVTALAEELQRWSAAESEPMDYGDIVERTRAHYAKLVGVNASRVAIGSQTSVLASVIACSLPAGSEVVCVTSDFTSIVFPFLQQQGLTVRSVPLAELAEAVSDTTNLVVFSLIQSCNGAVADVEAITRAAARHGARTLCDVTQAAGVHPVDASRFDATVCHAYKWLCAPRGVAFLTISEDFAEHITPVQAGWYAGEDIWCSVYGPDMTLATDARQFDVSPAWQAWVGAEHSIELFANIDIAEVWEHSIRLGNMLCDALGIEQQDRAIVTWPDESGADLVKLEAAGITASGRAGRLRAAFHLWNTDDDVAAVIAALRA; translated from the coding sequence ATGACATCCACGGCACTCGCCAACGCAATCGAGAGCTTCACGCACACGCGCGGCTATCTTGCCGCCGCCACCATGGGCCTCCCGCCGCGAGCCGCTGTTACCGCTCTTGCTGAGGAACTTCAACGCTGGTCTGCTGCCGAGAGTGAGCCCATGGACTACGGCGATATTGTCGAACGCACCCGGGCGCACTACGCGAAGCTTGTTGGCGTCAACGCGAGCCGGGTCGCGATTGGTTCTCAAACCTCCGTGCTCGCCTCGGTGATCGCGTGCTCACTGCCTGCGGGCTCAGAAGTGGTGTGTGTCACCTCAGATTTCACCTCCATCGTCTTCCCGTTCTTGCAACAACAGGGCCTCACCGTGCGTTCGGTGCCCCTCGCAGAACTCGCCGAAGCTGTCAGCGACACGACGAACCTTGTCGTGTTTTCCCTCATCCAGTCGTGCAACGGAGCCGTCGCCGACGTCGAGGCCATCACCCGAGCGGCCGCACGCCATGGTGCCCGCACCCTCTGCGACGTCACTCAGGCTGCGGGAGTCCATCCCGTGGATGCCAGCCGATTCGACGCAACCGTCTGCCACGCCTACAAGTGGTTGTGTGCGCCCCGCGGCGTCGCCTTTCTCACGATCTCCGAAGATTTTGCCGAGCACATCACGCCGGTGCAGGCCGGCTGGTATGCGGGAGAGGATATTTGGTGCAGCGTCTACGGGCCCGATATGACGCTGGCTACGGATGCTCGCCAGTTCGATGTTTCCCCCGCCTGGCAGGCCTGGGTGGGTGCCGAGCACTCCATTGAGCTGTTCGCGAATATAGACATTGCTGAAGTGTGGGAGCACTCCATCCGCCTCGGAAACATGCTGTGCGATGCCCTGGGGATCGAACAACAGGATCGGGCGATCGTGACGTGGCCTGACGAGAGTGGTGCCGACCTCGTGAAACTAGAAGCGGCAGGGATTACTGCTTCGGGGCGTGCCGGTCGGCTTCGTGCAGCATTCCATTTATGGAATACCGACGACGACGTGGCGGCGGTCATTGCGGCACTCCGTGCTTAG
- a CDS encoding cysteine desulfurase family protein yields the protein MIFLDSAATTPVRREVLEVMWPLLTGDFGNPSSHHELGESAKRSLDAARKSVAASVGCRASDVIFTSGGTESDNLAIKGLALAEPRGRHIVTSAIEHEAVLESVDFLRRVHGFEVTVVPVDHRGLIDLEDVRAALRADTTLCTIMYANNEVGVVQPIAAIAELCREHSVPMHTDAVQAAGWLPLGLAELGVDALSLSGHKLGAPKGIGVLIVRGRRALEPVIHGGGQERGKRSGTENVAGAVGIAHALALAESDRVARAQSAASLRDAFAADVLSRVPEAVLTGPAVPEAVLTGPAAPSTVPQSAHRLPNNASFCFPGTSGESLLLELGRAGIICSAGSACAVGSDEASHVLVALGIDPAIAQTAVRFSLSGDTTAEQLATVAAQIETAYRAVRSLSG from the coding sequence ATGATTTTTCTCGATTCAGCAGCAACCACTCCCGTGCGCCGAGAGGTGCTTGAGGTGATGTGGCCGCTGCTGACGGGTGACTTTGGTAACCCGTCGAGTCATCATGAGCTGGGGGAGTCAGCCAAACGTTCTCTGGATGCCGCCCGCAAGAGTGTTGCGGCGTCGGTCGGGTGCCGAGCATCCGATGTCATCTTCACCTCCGGCGGCACCGAGTCAGACAATTTAGCGATCAAAGGTCTGGCTCTCGCTGAGCCCCGCGGCCGACACATCGTCACGAGTGCCATCGAACACGAGGCCGTGCTGGAATCGGTCGATTTTCTGCGACGCGTGCACGGGTTCGAGGTCACAGTGGTGCCCGTTGACCATCGGGGTCTCATTGACCTTGAAGACGTGCGGGCGGCGCTACGTGCAGACACGACGCTCTGCACGATCATGTACGCCAACAATGAGGTCGGTGTTGTTCAGCCGATCGCGGCTATTGCCGAACTGTGCCGTGAACACTCGGTGCCGATGCACACGGATGCGGTGCAGGCGGCAGGCTGGCTCCCTCTCGGTCTCGCTGAGCTGGGAGTGGACGCGCTGAGCCTGTCGGGCCACAAGCTTGGTGCACCCAAGGGAATTGGGGTACTGATCGTGCGCGGTCGCCGGGCCCTGGAGCCGGTCATTCATGGTGGCGGTCAAGAGCGTGGTAAACGATCGGGGACCGAGAATGTGGCTGGAGCTGTCGGCATTGCTCATGCGCTCGCGCTCGCCGAGAGTGATCGGGTCGCACGCGCGCAGAGTGCCGCGAGCCTGCGCGATGCGTTCGCTGCCGATGTGCTGTCGCGAGTGCCCGAGGCAGTGCTGACTGGCCCCGCCGTGCCCGAGGCGGTGCTGACGGGCCCCGCCGCACCGAGCACAGTGCCTCAATCCGCGCACCGCCTCCCCAACAATGCCTCGTTCTGTTTCCCGGGAACCAGTGGCGAGTCTCTGCTGCTCGAGCTGGGGCGCGCCGGCATCATCTGCTCTGCCGGCTCGGCGTGCGCTGTCGGCAGCGACGAAGCATCCCACGTTCTGGTCGCCCTGGGCATTGACCCTGCGATTGCCCAGACGGCGGTGCGGTTCAGCCTCAGCGGCGACACCACCGCCGAACAACTTGCCACTGTCGCAGCCCAGATCGAAACCGCTTACAGGGCGGTCCGCTCACTCTCGGGATAG
- a CDS encoding LysR family transcriptional regulator yields MDTTPDLLTLRIVRAIADHGTISKAALALGYSQPALSQHLSRSQARLGLALVLRSGRGVRLTEAGRALTSHAITVLNAVDAASAELAELAGLTSGTVRIAAFPTASSTLVPRLIRQLRERHPQLTINYVEAEPPQALQLLRDGAADLAITFSYPGDRSDPHLARDGGYSTVPLYTEPVVLVLPASHPSATSDAVKLADLASDPWIAGCTLCRGHLLALCDVEGFAPEIGLETDNALAVLSFVSRGLGVALLPQLALSSLTVPEGVSIHAPQPSSERTIQYVIQPGATRIPSVATAIATLRELGGTIWGLRDYPESERTAGLSRE; encoded by the coding sequence GTGGATACCACCCCCGACCTCCTCACCCTGCGCATCGTGCGCGCCATCGCCGACCACGGAACCATCAGCAAAGCCGCCCTGGCACTCGGCTACAGCCAACCGGCCCTCAGCCAACACCTCAGTCGCTCACAAGCGCGGCTCGGGCTGGCCCTCGTCCTGCGTTCAGGGCGAGGCGTGCGACTGACCGAAGCGGGGCGAGCATTGACCAGTCACGCCATCACCGTTCTCAATGCCGTGGATGCCGCGAGCGCCGAACTGGCAGAACTGGCGGGCCTCACCAGCGGAACGGTGCGCATCGCGGCCTTCCCCACGGCCTCCTCGACACTCGTTCCTCGACTCATTCGGCAGCTGCGGGAACGGCATCCGCAGTTGACGATCAACTACGTCGAAGCCGAGCCACCGCAGGCGCTGCAACTGTTGCGTGATGGGGCCGCCGATCTAGCTATCACCTTCTCGTATCCCGGCGATCGCTCTGACCCACATCTGGCGCGGGATGGCGGTTACTCAACGGTGCCGCTCTATACCGAGCCCGTCGTGCTGGTACTGCCCGCCAGTCACCCGTCAGCCACCAGCGATGCGGTGAAGCTCGCCGACCTCGCGAGTGACCCCTGGATCGCGGGCTGTACGCTCTGCCGGGGCCACCTGTTGGCGCTGTGCGACGTGGAGGGGTTCGCTCCCGAGATTGGGCTTGAGACCGATAACGCCCTTGCGGTACTGAGTTTTGTTTCCCGGGGGCTTGGCGTCGCGCTATTACCTCAGTTGGCACTGTCGTCACTGACGGTGCCGGAGGGCGTCAGCATCCACGCACCGCAGCCGTCGAGCGAGCGCACCATTCAGTATGTGATTCAGCCGGGCGCAACCCGGATCCCGAGCGTGGCGACGGCGATAGCGACTCTACGCGAGCTGGGTGGCACTATCTGGGGGCTGCGAGACTATCCGGAGAGCGAGCGGACTGCTGGGCTATCCCGAGAGTGA